The following proteins are co-located in the Scyliorhinus torazame isolate Kashiwa2021f unplaced genomic scaffold, sScyTor2.1 scaffold_1204, whole genome shotgun sequence genome:
- the LOC140407149 gene encoding uncharacterized protein translates to MSKSSFRSLGSDWPWLCTDINPAFVCVSGLCVCVRVVCVCLGCVCVSALCVCVCVVCVCLCVCVCVCVVCVCPRCVCVSGLCVCVCVVCVCLRCVCVSALCVCLHCVCVSALCVCVCVVCVCLRCVCVSVLCVCVRVVCVCLRCVCVAALCVSVCVCLRCVCVSALCVCGCVVCVCVCVSALCVCGCVVCVCLRLCVSGLCVCTRCVFVYQEGVCTRGVCVCVYQVCVCVPDVCVSVLCVCVCVVCVCLRCVCVWVALCVCVCVCVCLGCVCVPGACLCTKRVCVPDVCVCVPGACVCLLCVCVPGECVCVCIPGVCVCALCVCVCCVCVSGLRCVCVSAFVCVCVVCVCVRCVCVCALCVCVCVVCVCALCVCVCVCVCVSALCVCVSALCVCVCVVCVCLRLCVSALCVCVCVVCVCLRCVCVSALCVCVCVVCVCLRLCVCVCVVCVCVCVVCVRLRCVCVSAFVCVCVVCVCLRCVCVSAFVCVCVVCVCVCVVCVCVCVVCVCLRCVCVCVVCVCPRCVCVSALCVCVWVALFARVSVCGS, encoded by the coding sequence ATGTCCAAAAGCTCCTTCAGGTCGCTGGGTTCGGACTGGCCGTGGCTGTGTACAGATATAAAtcctgcgtttgtgtgtgtgtctgggctgtgtgtgtgtgtccgcgttgtgtgtgtgtgtctgggctgtgtgtgtgtgtctgcgttgtgtgtgtgtgtctgcgttgtgtgtgtgtgtctgtgtgtgtgtgtgtgtgtctgcgttgtgtgtgtgtgtccgcgttgtgtgtgtgtgtctgggctgtgtgtgtgtgtctgcgttgtgtgtgtgtgtctgcgttgtgtgtgtgtgtctgcgttgtgtgtgtgtctgcattgtgtgtgtgtgtctgcgttgtgtgtgtgtgtctgcgttgtgtgtgtgtgtctgcgttgtgtgtgtgtgtccgtgttgtgtgtgtgtgtccgcgttgtgtgtgtgtgtctgcgttgtgtgtgtgtggctgcgttgtgtgtgtctgtgtgtgtgtgtctgcgttgtgtgtgtgtgtccgcgttgtgtgtgtgtggctgcgttgtgtgtgtctgtgtgtgtgtgtctgcgttgtgtgtgtgtggctgcgttgtgtgtgtgtgtctgcgtttgtgTGTATCTGGGCTGTGCGTGTGTACCAGGTGCGTGTTTGTGTACCAAGAGGGTGTGTGTaccaggggagtgtgtgtgtgtgtataccaggtgtgtgtgtgtgtaccagatgtgtgtgtgtctgtgttgtgtgtgtgtgtctgtgttgtgtgtgtgtgtctgcgttgtgtgtgtgtctgggttgcgttgtgtgtgtgtgtctgcgtttgtgtgtgtctgggctgtgtgtgtgtaccAGGTGCGTGTTTGTGTACCAAGAGGGTGTGTGtaccagatgtgtgtgtgtgtgtaccaggtgcgtgtgtgtgtctgctgtgtgtgtgtgtaccaggggagtgtgtgtgtgtgtgtataccaggtgtgtgtgtgtgtgcgttgtgtgtgtgtgtctgctgtgtgtgtgtgtctgggttgcgttgtgtgtgtgtgtctgcgtttgtgtgtgtctgcgttgtgtgtgtgtgtgtgcgttgtgtgtgtgtgtgtgcgttgtgtgtgtgtgtctgcgttgtgtgtgtgtgtgcgttgtgtgtgtgtgtctgcgtttgtgtgtgtgtgtctgcgttgtgtgtgtgtgtgtctgcgttgtgtgtgtgtgtctgcgttgtgtgtgtgtgtctgcgtttgtgtgtgtctgcgttgtgtgtgtgtgtctgcgttgtgtgtgtgtgtctgcgttgtgtgtgtgtgtctgcgttgtgtgtgtgtgtgtgcgttgtgtgtgtgtgtctgcgtttgtgtgtgtgtgtctgcgttgtgtgtgtgtgtgtctgcgttgtgtgtgtgcgtctgcgttgtgtgtgtgtgtctgcgtttgtgtgtgtctgcgttgtgtgtgtgtgtctgcgttgtgtgtgtgtgtctgcgtttgtgtgtgtctgcgttgtgtgtgtgtgtgtctgcgttgtgtgtgtgtgtgtctgcgttgtgtgtgtgtgtctgcgttgtgtgtgtgtctgcgttgtgtgtgtgtgtccgcgttgtgtgtgtgtgtctgcgctgtgtgtgtgtgtctgggttgcgTTGTTTGCGCGCGTCAGCGTGTGCGGCAGTTGA